In Bradyrhizobium erythrophlei, a single genomic region encodes these proteins:
- a CDS encoding GspE/PulE family protein, which yields MSGRQSLQFFEHLRQTGRLAAVKAGDAGYLVQDPEGASPGSASQKRLWEVIDLPASDLADEAASFFEHERVTLQELLQVEPLAESFSSRFLRDTLMFPYQTADGRAALAVADPTDRAAQRAAEIVLRRDIMITVASVEDLSVVLDRRLGEDSAEPADATGQLVPREDDIESLRDLASGAPVVRAVNDLLEKAVELRASDIHIEPFQTGLVVRMRVDGLLRPVTAPAGVLPQALISRIKIVANLNIAERRLPQDGAARLRIGRTDIDVRVAIMPMQHGESAVVRILPKDRNLLVVDRLGFSSADEVKLRRLLKLPHGMIVVTGPTGSGKTTTLATVLSILNEPGRKILTVEDPVEYDIPGVNQAQVKPAIGLTFAAALRSFVRQDPDVIMVGEIRDNETAHVAIHAALTGHLVLTTLHTESAPAAVPRLLDLGVEGYLLRSTLRAVVAQRLVRQLCERCKTPKALVDADIAEDPRLGELGFRAGEVLQSPCGCERCGGTGYRGRLGVFELLEMTDEIRSLIGEKTDGHKIDQAAIRAGMTTMIADGIAKCRAGLTSPAELLRVTTAR from the coding sequence ATGAGCGGCCGGCAGTCATTGCAGTTCTTCGAACACCTTCGACAGACAGGTCGTTTGGCCGCTGTCAAAGCGGGTGACGCGGGTTATTTGGTTCAAGATCCGGAAGGAGCTTCGCCGGGCTCGGCTTCGCAAAAGCGGTTATGGGAAGTTATTGATCTGCCGGCCAGTGATTTGGCAGACGAAGCGGCGAGCTTTTTCGAGCACGAACGCGTGACGTTGCAAGAATTGTTACAGGTCGAACCGCTGGCCGAATCCTTCTCGTCTCGGTTTCTGCGCGATACGTTGATGTTTCCGTATCAGACCGCGGACGGCCGCGCCGCCTTGGCGGTCGCCGATCCGACCGATCGCGCTGCGCAACGCGCCGCCGAAATCGTGCTCCGCCGCGATATCATGATTACGGTGGCCTCGGTGGAAGACCTCTCGGTTGTGCTGGATCGCCGTCTTGGCGAAGACAGCGCCGAGCCCGCGGATGCGACCGGTCAGCTTGTGCCGCGGGAAGACGACATCGAGAGCCTGCGCGACCTCGCAAGCGGCGCGCCGGTGGTCCGGGCGGTTAACGATCTCCTGGAAAAGGCGGTCGAGTTGCGCGCCAGTGACATTCATATCGAACCGTTCCAGACCGGACTTGTGGTTCGTATGCGCGTCGACGGCCTGCTGCGACCGGTCACGGCACCCGCCGGCGTGCTGCCGCAGGCGTTGATTTCGCGCATCAAGATCGTCGCCAATCTCAACATCGCCGAACGGCGGCTGCCGCAGGACGGCGCCGCACGATTGCGGATCGGCCGCACCGACATCGATGTCCGTGTCGCGATCATGCCGATGCAGCACGGCGAATCCGCGGTCGTCCGTATTCTGCCAAAGGACCGCAACCTGCTGGTGGTCGACCGGCTCGGTTTTTCGTCCGCGGACGAAGTCAAGCTACGCCGGCTGTTGAAGCTGCCCCACGGCATGATCGTCGTCACTGGGCCGACCGGCAGCGGCAAGACCACGACGCTTGCAACGGTGCTGTCGATCCTGAACGAGCCCGGCCGCAAGATCCTGACCGTCGAAGATCCCGTTGAATATGACATCCCGGGCGTCAACCAGGCGCAAGTGAAGCCCGCGATCGGACTGACGTTCGCGGCGGCGCTGCGTTCGTTCGTGCGTCAGGACCCGGACGTGATCATGGTTGGCGAAATTCGCGATAATGAGACCGCGCATGTTGCGATCCACGCGGCGCTGACCGGGCATCTTGTTCTGACCACGCTGCACACGGAATCGGCGCCTGCGGCCGTGCCGCGGCTGCTCGATCTCGGTGTCGAAGGATATCTGCTGCGTTCGACGCTGCGCGCGGTGGTGGCGCAGCGGCTGGTCCGGCAATTGTGCGAACGCTGCAAGACGCCGAAGGCGCTCGTTGATGCCGATATTGCCGAAGACCCCAGGCTCGGCGAGCTCGGCTTCCGCGCAGGTGAAGTCCTTCAATCGCCCTGCGGCTGCGAGCGCTGCGGCGGCACCGGCTATCGCGGTCGGCTCGGCGTGTTCGAGTTGCTCGAAATGACCGACGAAATCCGCTCGCTGATCGGCGAGAAGACCGACGGTCACAAGATCGACCAGGCGGCGATCCGCGCCGGAATGACGACGATGATCGCGGACGGCATCGCGAAATGCCGCGCCGGTCTGACATCGCCGGCGGAACTGCTTCGTGTCACCACAGCGCGGTGA
- a CDS encoding tetratricopeptide repeat protein, giving the protein MLNTFNKALAVFALGLACAASASSLAEENRYPGPVVQPMVVTQGSAHAIGRLGFRYETGLGVPQNYIAAADLYRRAAELGDPFAQSRLGLSYDRGHGVPKDIILSYKWLDLAAARAPRREHDFYQRLRDAVASKMSFEQVTEGQRLALIWAANWAAERR; this is encoded by the coding sequence ATGCTCAACACCTTCAATAAGGCACTCGCGGTATTTGCGCTCGGGCTTGCCTGCGCCGCCAGCGCAAGCAGTCTTGCGGAAGAGAACCGCTATCCTGGACCAGTGGTTCAGCCGATGGTGGTGACGCAGGGCAGCGCCCATGCGATTGGCAGGCTGGGCTTCCGTTATGAAACCGGACTTGGCGTGCCGCAGAATTACATCGCCGCAGCTGACCTCTACCGGCGAGCGGCGGAGCTAGGCGATCCTTTCGCGCAGAGCAGGCTCGGTCTCAGCTACGACAGGGGCCATGGCGTACCGAAGGATATCATTCTTTCCTACAAATGGCTCGATCTGGCGGCCGCGCGGGCGCCTCGGCGCGAGCATGATTTTTATCAGCGGCTTCGCGATGCGGTCGCCTCGAAGATGTCGTTTGAACAGGTGACGGAAGGCCAGCGGTTGGCTCTGATATGGGCCGCGAATTGGGCCGCAGAGCGGCGCTGA
- the gspD gene encoding type II secretion system secretin GspD, with protein MMRARNQGSRWIALRSASALVLTCCASCFLSSCNFQTVGNSPSAPTDIDVMDKVKSMDILPRSPTQTGSTTTSSGPRAQPAEFQGTEITDSGAPRAQPAAAGAGGSGFDLNFENAPVATVAKVVLGDILQTGYTIDPRVQGTVSLVSVRPVPKSDIVFVLENALRISGVVLVRDTSGYRLTPVGDAVGGGHVDSQPSNPEPGYGVSVVPLQYVSAQTLLKLMDSFATKPGVVRADTTRNLLLIQGTGPERRTAVESALSFDVDWMRGQSIGIYPISNSGPEPIITELEKIVDTGENGLNQNMVKLHPVARLNAVMVVTKRPQLLRTVETWIRRLDRADSTRTSVHVYKVKYGDAKQIARVLTDMFGGGSSGGLLDSPDNQVAPGSGTASVSDRLSFNTNNNSSSSNTTTTSTTSSSSQGGGSFGSRNNSGFGSGFGGAGGGGNLGQLDKGSGAGSGGPPLLQNVRITPDVVNNSLLIYADQTNYRIIESALRQVDQPQLQVSIDATIAEVDLTDELQYGVQFFLTSHALGLRPDQGSLLNTAATAAPQTAAQQAAASAAAATTATTTAAAAGTAVNAFINRAFPGFNFLVGQEAQPAMILSALHTVTGVKVLSSPSLVVVNNQSATLQVGNQVPISTGSATVLTANNTVVNTVDYRNTGVILHVSPRVSANGNVRLEIEQEISSVVPSTSASANLTPTISERKVKSSISVANGQTVLLAGLIQDQKNENKSGIPVLDQIPGIGNAFSGQDNTKSRTELIIFIRPQIIRDAVDAHTVAEELRSKLRGTVSASSPYAQHLQ; from the coding sequence ATGATGCGAGCCCGAAATCAGGGCAGCCGTTGGATAGCTCTTCGCAGTGCTAGCGCGCTCGTTTTGACTTGTTGTGCCTCCTGCTTCCTGTCGTCGTGTAACTTTCAGACGGTTGGTAATAGCCCGTCTGCTCCGACCGACATCGACGTTATGGACAAGGTGAAGTCGATGGACATCCTGCCGCGTTCTCCAACGCAGACCGGCAGCACCACGACTTCAAGCGGTCCGCGGGCCCAGCCGGCCGAATTCCAGGGCACCGAAATAACGGACAGTGGTGCGCCGCGCGCGCAACCGGCCGCGGCTGGCGCAGGCGGAAGTGGCTTCGACCTCAATTTCGAGAACGCGCCGGTTGCGACCGTGGCCAAGGTGGTGCTCGGGGATATCCTTCAAACGGGCTACACGATCGACCCGCGCGTGCAAGGTACGGTGAGCCTGGTCTCGGTGCGGCCGGTGCCGAAGTCAGACATCGTATTCGTCCTGGAAAATGCCCTTCGGATCAGTGGCGTAGTTCTGGTCCGTGACACCTCGGGTTATCGTCTTACTCCCGTCGGCGATGCGGTTGGCGGCGGCCACGTCGATTCCCAACCGTCAAACCCGGAGCCTGGATACGGCGTCTCGGTAGTTCCGCTACAGTACGTGTCAGCGCAGACGCTGCTCAAACTGATGGACAGCTTCGCCACCAAGCCCGGCGTGGTGCGCGCCGACACCACACGGAATTTGTTGTTGATTCAAGGTACTGGACCGGAGCGTCGAACCGCCGTCGAATCCGCGCTGAGCTTCGATGTCGACTGGATGCGCGGACAATCGATCGGTATCTATCCGATCAGCAACAGCGGCCCCGAACCGATCATCACCGAACTCGAGAAGATCGTTGACACCGGCGAAAACGGCCTGAACCAGAACATGGTCAAGTTGCACCCGGTTGCCCGGCTGAACGCCGTGATGGTCGTGACGAAGCGACCTCAGTTGCTGCGGACCGTCGAGACCTGGATCAGGCGGCTCGACCGTGCCGATAGCACGAGGACAAGCGTTCATGTCTACAAGGTCAAATATGGCGATGCGAAGCAGATTGCCCGCGTGCTGACCGACATGTTCGGCGGCGGATCATCCGGCGGCCTGCTCGATAGTCCCGACAATCAGGTGGCGCCAGGATCAGGCACGGCGAGCGTCAGTGATCGCCTTTCGTTCAACACCAACAACAACAGCAGCAGCAGCAACACGACAACCACCAGCACCACCAGTTCCTCATCGCAAGGAGGTGGCAGCTTCGGCTCGCGCAACAATTCGGGTTTTGGCTCGGGCTTCGGCGGCGCTGGTGGCGGCGGAAATCTCGGCCAGCTCGACAAGGGAAGCGGCGCGGGCTCCGGCGGACCGCCGCTTTTGCAGAACGTCAGGATCACGCCTGACGTCGTCAACAACTCGCTGCTGATCTATGCCGACCAAACCAATTACAGGATCATTGAATCCGCGTTGCGCCAGGTAGACCAGCCGCAGCTACAGGTCTCCATCGATGCCACGATTGCTGAAGTCGATCTAACCGACGAATTGCAGTACGGGGTTCAGTTTTTCCTGACCAGCCACGCGTTGGGACTTCGGCCCGACCAGGGGTCGCTCCTCAACACTGCGGCGACAGCAGCACCACAAACTGCCGCGCAGCAAGCCGCGGCCTCGGCGGCGGCTGCTACGACCGCGACCACTACCGCGGCCGCAGCGGGAACGGCCGTCAATGCCTTCATCAATCGGGCGTTTCCCGGGTTCAACTTCCTTGTCGGTCAGGAAGCCCAGCCCGCCATGATCCTCTCCGCCCTGCACACGGTCACCGGCGTGAAGGTCTTGTCGAGCCCGTCGCTGGTAGTCGTCAACAACCAGTCGGCAACGCTTCAGGTCGGCAATCAGGTTCCGATCTCGACGGGCAGCGCGACGGTGCTGACGGCCAACAACACCGTCGTCAATACCGTCGATTATCGCAATACCGGCGTCATTCTGCACGTTTCGCCGCGCGTCAGTGCCAACGGTAATGTGCGGCTTGAGATCGAGCAGGAAATCAGCAGCGTCGTGCCGTCAACCAGCGCGTCGGCCAACCTGACTCCGACCATCTCGGAACGAAAGGTCAAGAGCTCGATTTCGGTTGCCAACGGGCAAACCGTGTTGCTGGCCGGCCTGATCCAGGACCAGAAGAACGAGAACAAGAGTGGCATTCCGGTGCTGGACCAAATACCGGGAATTGGAAATGCCTTCTCGGGTCAGGACAACACGAAGTCACGCACCGAATTGATCATCTTTATCCGCCCGCAGATTATCCGCGACGCCGTGGACGCGCACACCGTCGCCGAAGAACTTCGCTCCAAGCTGCGCGGTACGGTCAGTGCGAGCAGCCCTTATGCTCAACACCTTCAATAA
- a CDS encoding MBL fold metallo-hydrolase: MRGLGFTIAAASLLLCSLSEPVLAKSHTSAATVAARQKIFGLDNVDPKSGEVRDDRVIFSWLTNATFAAAVKGHVLLLDTFVTRLEVTPGRTPFVIQDLVDLDPDYLFIGHGHFDHADNAAYIAQQTGAVIFASPETCDNMAIDATNNFNNHFANVKTVTCRPLTGRGSLPGAQIVSINDLDPQVSIKVFKHLHSTNTGVTDEHAAPVAATVNGVCVPTVSKGNTFPCNLQDPRDPQLFPAGTPLSTVMNIATSRAGAGGPISLFYVFTVKGTENGRDPFTFVWHNTTGDIIDSCALPNNNPTTGLPFEPGQAANGCFPGVTVNGKSVGANLASIMDGLGPVHVEIGSVVSLGFSQNGERDIVSYLQHVRPRFFIPNHVTAVAVEGSSLEWKVGYAQAMTAAGVPPASQPQLLWLVDPNDYLRPISFDLDHPNDPHF; encoded by the coding sequence ATGAGAGGACTAGGCTTCACGATAGCCGCCGCGAGCCTGCTGCTCTGTTCGTTGAGCGAACCGGTATTGGCTAAATCTCATACTTCCGCCGCGACTGTCGCCGCACGGCAAAAGATATTCGGTCTCGACAACGTCGATCCCAAAAGCGGAGAGGTCCGCGACGACCGAGTAATTTTTTCCTGGCTGACCAACGCCACTTTTGCAGCGGCGGTGAAGGGCCACGTACTCTTGCTCGACACCTTCGTGACTCGCCTGGAAGTAACGCCCGGCCGCACGCCGTTCGTGATCCAGGACCTTGTCGATCTGGATCCGGATTATCTCTTTATCGGGCACGGCCATTTCGACCATGCCGACAACGCGGCCTATATCGCCCAGCAAACCGGCGCGGTGATCTTCGCCAGCCCGGAAACCTGCGATAACATGGCAATCGACGCGACGAACAACTTCAACAATCACTTTGCGAACGTGAAGACGGTGACCTGCAGGCCGCTTACCGGACGCGGCTCGCTGCCAGGCGCGCAGATCGTGTCGATCAACGATCTTGACCCGCAGGTCAGCATCAAGGTCTTCAAGCATCTGCATTCGACCAACACCGGCGTGACCGATGAGCACGCGGCGCCGGTTGCGGCGACCGTCAATGGCGTGTGCGTGCCGACGGTCTCAAAAGGGAACACGTTCCCCTGCAATCTGCAGGACCCGCGCGACCCGCAGTTATTCCCTGCCGGCACGCCACTATCGACCGTGATGAACATCGCAACCAGCCGCGCCGGTGCCGGTGGTCCCATCTCGCTGTTCTACGTGTTCACGGTAAAGGGTACCGAGAACGGACGCGACCCGTTCACCTTCGTCTGGCACAACACTACGGGCGACATCATCGACAGTTGCGCGCTTCCCAACAACAATCCTACGACCGGTCTGCCTTTCGAGCCGGGCCAAGCGGCCAACGGCTGCTTCCCTGGCGTGACGGTGAACGGCAAGTCGGTCGGCGCCAATCTCGCCTCAATCATGGACGGCCTCGGCCCAGTGCACGTCGAAATCGGCTCGGTGGTTAGCCTTGGCTTCAGTCAGAATGGCGAGCGGGATATCGTCAGCTATCTTCAGCACGTGCGGCCACGCTTCTTCATTCCGAACCACGTCACGGCGGTCGCCGTCGAAGGCTCTTCGCTGGAGTGGAAGGTAGGCTACGCACAAGCCATGACCGCGGCTGGCGTGCCACCGGCTTCACAGCCGCAGCTTCTCTGGCTCGTCGATCCCAACGACTACTTGCGGCCGATCTCTTTCGATCTCGACCATCCAAACGACCCGCACTTCTGA
- a CDS encoding carboxylesterase/lipase family protein, with amino-acid sequence MREQSRHFRLGVIGAMSVAWVLASTAASKAVTLTAPIVTTTGTYQGLMNFQELPGDPATGVNAFLGIRYGQAPLGTLRWQPPQAPNPGQGSMVAAIPGHSCTQGRATDSEDCLFLNVYTPSNANKHSRLPVFVWIHGGALVSGAGSDYDPSVMVADNDIIVVTINYRLGSLGFLAASVLAAAQPNAFQNVGDAGNYGLMDQQFALAWVQHNIAAFGGDADAVTIGGESAGGLSVSSQLASTNTVRSLTGRPLFRGAIIESGAYMYHDLPSLATYQTLSNSFAQKDCGGTATLACLQGLTAAQVFANEGVFGGFGIAPNFGTKILPRDLHTAFSTGQFNQVPVLQGTNANEGRLFEPGFFPAALVFPGVSTANIVAAGGPASFGLQVPNGLCATPPVTGQPAHCTYAQEIGFFMQTLVTATPSNNGPTAPFTQAVVAASIAAAGEYPIANFHNSVPQTTGTIPGLSNNFLGGDVDEALSQIFTDFVFACNGLDSNSDLSKHVPVFAYEFNDPNAPSTPGVPGPGTNRSGFTTASQHAAELQYLFNFGSNFTSAQAALATDMKTYWANFVKTGDPNSRGNEIFVSFKPTRDQLPHWTHFNEGNQKIQSLTPPGLLTPRGPHPFDTFTSEHFCATWQPLLTFNNGNEPQQP; translated from the coding sequence ATGAGAGAGCAGTCGCGGCATTTCCGGCTTGGCGTCATCGGCGCGATGAGTGTCGCTTGGGTCTTGGCTAGCACGGCAGCGTCGAAGGCGGTCACGTTGACGGCTCCTATCGTCACGACGACCGGCACCTATCAGGGCCTGATGAACTTCCAGGAATTGCCGGGAGATCCGGCGACTGGAGTCAACGCATTCCTCGGTATTCGCTACGGCCAGGCGCCGCTGGGTACGTTGCGTTGGCAGCCTCCTCAGGCGCCCAATCCAGGCCAGGGATCGATGGTCGCGGCAATTCCCGGCCACTCCTGCACGCAAGGGCGCGCAACCGATTCCGAAGATTGCCTGTTCCTGAATGTCTATACGCCGTCCAATGCCAACAAGCATTCCAGACTGCCCGTGTTCGTATGGATTCACGGTGGCGCGCTCGTCAGCGGCGCCGGCTCTGACTACGACCCGTCGGTGATGGTGGCCGACAACGACATCATCGTCGTCACGATCAACTATCGCCTCGGCAGCCTCGGTTTTCTCGCAGCCAGCGTGCTGGCGGCGGCGCAGCCCAACGCCTTCCAGAACGTGGGCGACGCCGGCAACTATGGTCTTATGGACCAGCAATTCGCGCTGGCCTGGGTCCAGCACAACATTGCGGCTTTCGGCGGTGATGCGGATGCGGTGACGATCGGCGGTGAGTCAGCCGGCGGTCTCAGCGTCTCGTCGCAGCTTGCCTCCACCAACACTGTCCGGAGCCTGACCGGCCGGCCCTTGTTCCGCGGCGCGATCATCGAGAGCGGCGCGTACATGTATCATGACCTGCCATCGCTCGCGACTTACCAGACCCTGAGCAACTCGTTCGCTCAGAAAGACTGCGGGGGCACCGCGACGCTCGCCTGCCTCCAGGGACTGACCGCCGCGCAAGTTTTCGCGAATGAAGGCGTGTTCGGCGGCTTCGGCATCGCGCCCAATTTCGGCACGAAAATCTTGCCGCGCGACCTCCACACGGCCTTCTCGACCGGCCAGTTCAACCAGGTGCCGGTGCTCCAGGGCACCAACGCCAATGAAGGCCGGCTGTTCGAGCCGGGCTTCTTCCCCGCTGCGCTCGTCTTCCCAGGCGTCAGCACTGCGAACATTGTCGCCGCCGGTGGCCCGGCGAGCTTCGGTCTTCAGGTCCCGAACGGTTTGTGTGCGACGCCGCCAGTCACCGGCCAGCCTGCGCACTGCACCTACGCACAAGAGATCGGCTTCTTTATGCAGACTCTCGTGACGGCGACACCGTCCAACAACGGTCCGACCGCGCCCTTCACCCAGGCGGTCGTCGCAGCTTCGATTGCCGCGGCGGGCGAATATCCGATCGCCAACTTCCACAACTCCGTTCCGCAGACGACCGGGACGATTCCCGGTCTCAGCAACAACTTTTTGGGCGGCGACGTCGACGAGGCGCTCTCGCAGATCTTCACCGACTTCGTGTTCGCCTGTAACGGTCTCGATTCAAACAGCGACCTGTCTAAGCACGTTCCTGTCTTTGCTTACGAGTTCAACGATCCAAACGCCCCGAGCACGCCCGGCGTGCCGGGACCGGGGACGAACAGATCGGGCTTCACGACAGCTTCGCAGCACGCAGCCGAACTCCAGTACCTCTTCAACTTCGGCTCAAACTTCACCTCCGCGCAAGCCGCGCTGGCGACCGACATGAAGACCTACTGGGCCAATTTCGTGAAGACCGGCGATCCGAACAGCAGAGGTAATGAAATCTTTGTCAGCTTCAAACCGACGCGTGACCAGCTGCCGCACTGGACGCACTTCAATGAGGGCAACCAGAAAATCCAGTCGCTCACACCGCCAGGGCTGCTCACGCCGCGAGGGCCGCATCCTTTCGACACCTTCACGAGCGAGCATTTCTGCGCGACCTGGCAGCCGCTGCTCACCTTCAACAACGGCAATGAGCCGCAGCAACCATGA
- a CDS encoding IS110 family transposase, translating to MGEVSTIGLDIAKSVFQVHGVDVAGAVVIRKRVSRARVLEYFSDLPPCLVGIEACPSAHHWGRELQALGHTVRLIPPSYVKAYLKRSKNDANDAAAICEAVTRPSMRFVPIKTKEQQTALMLHRTRQLLVRQRTMLSNALRGHLAELGIVSAKGRNGTADLLSIIKDGSDSRLSPAVRGILDVLARQYGAIGVEIASIDRSIMALHRGCEASRRLAEIPGVGPIGATALVAEMAHSA from the coding sequence ATGGGCGAGGTTAGCACGATTGGTCTCGATATTGCGAAGTCGGTCTTCCAGGTGCACGGGGTGGATGTTGCGGGCGCGGTTGTAATCCGCAAGCGCGTCAGTCGCGCAAGGGTGTTGGAGTACTTTAGCGATCTGCCGCCATGCCTGGTTGGGATCGAGGCGTGTCCATCAGCGCATCATTGGGGCCGCGAACTTCAGGCGCTTGGTCACACGGTTAGGCTGATCCCGCCGAGCTACGTGAAGGCTTACCTCAAACGCAGTAAGAACGATGCGAATGATGCGGCTGCGATCTGCGAGGCGGTCACGCGGCCATCGATGCGGTTCGTCCCGATAAAGACGAAGGAACAGCAGACCGCCTTGATGCTGCACCGGACCCGACAATTGCTAGTGCGCCAGCGCACGATGTTGAGCAATGCCCTACGCGGGCACTTGGCCGAACTTGGTATCGTGTCGGCCAAAGGCCGCAATGGAACGGCTGATTTGCTCAGCATCATCAAGGATGGCTCGGATAGCCGGCTGTCACCGGCCGTGCGTGGCATCCTCGATGTGCTGGCGCGGCAGTATGGTGCCATCGGAGTCGAGATCGCATCCATCGACAGGAGCATCATGGCGCTGCATCGCGGGTGTGAGGCGAGCCGGCGGCTTGCGGAGATCCCCGGTGTCGGCCCGATCGGCGCCACCGCACTGGTTGCCGAGATGGCTCATAGCGCATGA
- a CDS encoding conjugal transfer protein TraD, with protein MRTWQVERRKRTRHLIELGGLVVKARVVDLTSDDRGIILGALLWMADKLQSDQGERARALWAAKGKQAFEADPATHIRSLVLIARCQSASTFLPQRTS; from the coding sequence ATGCGCACTTGGCAGGTCGAGCGCCGCAAGCGCACGCGGCACCTGATCGAACTGGGCGGCCTCGTCGTCAAGGCTCGTGTCGTGGACCTGACCAGCGACGATCGCGGTATCATCCTCGGCGCGCTGCTCTGGATGGCAGACAAGCTCCAAAGCGATCAGGGCGAACGGGCGCGAGCGCTTTGGGCCGCAAAGGGGAAGCAAGCGTTTGAGGCGGACCCGGCGACGCACATACGCAGCCTTGTCTTAATCGCCCGCTGCCAATCAGCGTCAACGTTCCTGCCGCAACGGACAAGTTGA
- a CDS encoding conjugal transfer protein TraD — protein MRKPRDFDAELKALGDKARNLKSRKVQQLGELVIATGADTFTADELAGALVVLAETKEAGKREAWARRGAAFFQGRSRRNAPAAERNTEGAAPQPSGAQPTSSRKGTT, from the coding sequence ATGCGGAAGCCACGGGACTTTGATGCTGAACTGAAGGCACTTGGGGACAAGGCGCGTAACCTCAAGAGCCGTAAAGTACAGCAGCTTGGCGAACTCGTCATCGCCACGGGAGCCGATACATTCACCGCCGACGAATTGGCAGGAGCCCTTGTCGTGCTGGCCGAGACAAAAGAAGCCGGAAAGAGGGAGGCATGGGCCAGGCGCGGGGCCGCGTTTTTTCAAGGACGGTCGCGGCGAAATGCACCGGCAGCTGAGCGCAACACGGAAGGCGCTGCGCCGCAACCGAGTGGCGCGCAACCAACATCAAGCCGCAAGGGCACGACATGA
- a CDS encoding response regulator → MSRSQLVAEHLPLLRRYARALTGNQSSGDAYVGAMLEALLQDPSLLDEGHGPRAGLYRLFTQIWNSVAINDDPDVTTLPMPPERRLSNITPLPRQAFLLLSLEGFSEEEVAFVLGVDVAEARKLADMAGREMAAEIATDVLIIEDETFIAMDLESLVKNLGHHVIGVARTHTDAVALAKNKRPGLILADIQLADGSSGLDAVNELLRTFEVPVVFITAYPERFLTGERPEPAFLISKPFQPAMVSAVASQALFFQRNSRNRSPKVA, encoded by the coding sequence ATGTCCCGATCACAGCTCGTTGCCGAACACCTGCCGTTGTTGCGCCGCTACGCCCGCGCGTTGACCGGAAATCAGTCCTCAGGCGACGCTTATGTTGGAGCCATGCTCGAGGCGCTGCTTCAGGATCCGTCCCTGCTCGACGAAGGCCACGGCCCTCGCGCCGGTCTCTATCGCCTGTTTACCCAGATCTGGAATTCGGTTGCGATCAATGACGATCCCGATGTGACGACCTTGCCGATGCCGCCGGAGAGGCGCCTGTCGAACATCACGCCGCTGCCGCGTCAGGCGTTCCTGCTTCTCTCGCTGGAAGGTTTTTCGGAAGAAGAAGTCGCCTTCGTTCTCGGCGTCGACGTGGCGGAAGCCCGCAAGCTCGCCGATATGGCTGGACGCGAAATGGCGGCCGAAATCGCCACCGACGTCCTGATTATCGAAGACGAGACCTTCATCGCGATGGACCTCGAGAGCCTGGTCAAGAATCTCGGCCATCACGTGATCGGTGTCGCGCGCACCCATACCGACGCGGTGGCGCTCGCGAAGAACAAGCGGCCGGGTCTCATCCTCGCCGACATCCAGCTCGCCGATGGCTCATCGGGTCTCGACGCCGTCAATGAATTGCTGCGGACCTTCGAGGTGCCGGTGGTGTTCATCACCGCCTACCCGGAGCGCTTCCTGACCGGCGAGCGTCCGGAGCCGGCGTTCCTGATTTCAAAACCGTTCCAGCCGGCGATGGTGTCGGCGGTCGCGAGCCAGGCGCTGTTCTTCCAGCGAAACTCGCGGAACCGTTCGCCGAAAGTAGCCTAA
- a CDS encoding NepR family anti-sigma factor → MKEAKKQGGLNAEIQSRIGHQLRAMYDDVVRQGVPDRFVDLIRKLDVPTSDPHLQSTGDQTIKNDGRD, encoded by the coding sequence ATGAAGGAAGCGAAAAAGCAGGGCGGCCTGAATGCCGAGATCCAGTCCAGGATCGGCCATCAGTTGCGCGCCATGTACGACGATGTCGTCCGCCAGGGCGTTCCCGATCGGTTTGTGGACCTGATCCGCAAGCTTGATGTCCCGACATCAGATCCCCACCTTCAAAGCACGGGCGATCAGACGATCAAAAATGACGGGAGGGACTAA
- a CDS encoding sigma-70 family RNA polymerase sigma factor, producing MPLTDSLRDDILASVPSLRAFAISLSGNGDRADDLVQETLLRALANIDSFQPGSNLPAWLFTILRNLFRSDYRKRRREVEDADGSYAKTLKAQPAQGAHLEFEEFRMALDKLPQDQREALILVGASGFSYEDAAAICGCAVGTIKSRVNRARSKLSALLYVDGAEDFGPDETVRAVIGGNG from the coding sequence ATGCCTCTCACCGATTCGCTGCGGGACGACATCTTAGCGTCGGTGCCAAGTTTGCGCGCCTTCGCCATCTCGCTCTCAGGTAACGGCGATCGCGCCGACGACCTGGTGCAGGAAACCTTGTTGCGCGCGCTAGCCAATATCGACTCGTTCCAGCCGGGATCGAACCTGCCGGCGTGGCTATTCACGATTCTGCGAAACCTGTTCCGCTCGGATTATCGCAAGCGGCGGCGCGAGGTCGAGGATGCCGACGGCAGCTACGCGAAAACGCTGAAGGCGCAGCCGGCGCAGGGCGCCCATCTGGAGTTCGAGGAATTCCGCATGGCGCTCGATAAGCTGCCGCAGGACCAGCGTGAGGCGCTGATCCTGGTGGGTGCTTCCGGTTTCTCCTACGAGGATGCGGCGGCGATCTGCGGCTGTGCGGTCGGCACCATCAAGAGCCGCGTTAATCGCGCGCGCTCCAAACTCTCAGCCTTGCTCTATGTCGACGGCGCCGAGGATTTCGGTCCCGATGAAACCGTGCGCGCGGTCATCGGCGGTAACGGCTAG